In one Paramisgurnus dabryanus chromosome 21, PD_genome_1.1, whole genome shotgun sequence genomic region, the following are encoded:
- the LOC141281361 gene encoding E3 SUMO-protein ligase KIAA1586-like produces the protein MDSNSQPQQNSQSHVDSNEQGPYNPDLQANDSVSGVVGGCIEPGRFAKWREGREWLAVTTDGSVQCSACSDIRDLGPYTQERLHIDSAFINGIKAKSAKKLNDKISRHGKCQSHIKCIEILQRRRETAIEKAVDNSAALWRKHNEKTLKVTENCIRTAYMICQNNLSFKIQPQLVELQQLNGVNLGYMLHSDKACRNMLMFIGEKMRTQLVDFIKNSSDKLSILIDESTTVSNKTCLIIYIRIPYEGEVCNFFLQLVELQSCTGSAICDTLLQSLYTRGISEDMLRTWLIGFATDGAAAMMGRYRGAATLLREKINPNLTVIHCMNHKLELAVHDAVKHITEASHFQMFIDSLYSFFSQSPKHMREFESAASDLGMHARRIGRVFDVRWLSSSCTSVTALWQSYPALVKLFGVLMEDKSRSSVERAKCQGIHGKMTEWLFLVEMALVKDALETLQALSLFLQRRDATAVSASAEVDVALRTLRSMRQADGVNARGLKEEFESLHSFKGVNVSQPSDSDHRKAEVFRERLFVSLADNIERRLDDNGIISDAAVLNPSNWPSDEDERILYGDNKLLTIRKTLAVEAATSTILLKEFHQFKCHGTTGDNLRKVLITVSTLPVSTAECERGFSAMNRILTDERNRINVSTLNNLLFISINGPEVAYFPARRFAEMWIKEGRHAADDAPTGKQKKTTEVHHQGRLFS, from the coding sequence ATGGACAGCAACTCACAACCTCAGCAGAACTCACAGTCCCATGTTGACTCAAATGAACAAGGACCATACAACCCAGACTTACAAGCTAATGATTCGGTTTCTGGGGTTGTTGGAGGTTGCATTGAGCCAGGGCGCTTTGCTAAATGGAGAGAGGGTCGAGAGTGGCTTGCTGTCACCACAGATGGATCAGTTCAATGTTCAGCTTGTTCTGACATTAGAGATTTAGGCCCATATACACAAGAGAGGCTTCACATTGACTCTGCATTTATTAATGGCATAAAAGCAAAgtctgcaaaaaaattaaatgacaaaataagcAGACATGGAAAGTGTCAGTCCCACATCAAATGCATAGAAATTTTGCAGAGAAGACGCGAGACAGCAATTGAAAAGGCAGTAGATAACAGTGCAGCTCTGTGGAGAAAACACAATGAGAAGACTTTAAAAGTAACTGAGAACTGCATACGTACAGCCTATATGATCTGCCAAAACAACCTCTCATTCAAAATCCAGCCACAGCTGGTGGAACTGCAACAACTGAATGGTGTAAACCTGGGATATATGCTGCATTCTGACAAGGCTTGTCGTAATATGCTCATGTTTATTGGAGAAAAAATGAGAACTCAGCTAGTGGACTTTATTAAAAACTCATCTGATAAGTTAAGTATTCTCATTGATGAGAGCACAACGGTGTCAAACAAAACATGCCTAATCATCTACATTAGGATTCCCTATGAAGGTGAGGTCTGCAACTTCTTCCTTCAACTTGTTGAGCTGCAGTCATGCACTGGATCGGCTATCTGTGATACCCTGCTCCAAAGCCTTTATACACGGGGCATCTCTGAAGACATGTTGCGCACCTGGCTTATTGGCTTTGCAACAGATGGGGCCGCTGCTATGATGGGCAGATACAGGGGAGCAGCCACACTCCTACGTGAGAAGATCAACCCTAACCTGACCGTCATTCACTGTATGAACCACAAGTTAGAACTTGCTGTCCATGATGCTGTAAAACACATTACAGAGGCGAGCCATTTTCAGATGTTCATTGACTCTCTGTATTCATTTTTCTCTCAAAGCCCAAAACATATGAGAGAGTTTGAGTCTGCAGCTTCCGATCTGGGCATGCACGCTCGCAGAATAGGAAGAGTATTTGATGTGCGCTGGCTGTCCTCATCCTGCACGTCTGTGACGGCTCTCTGGCAAAGCTATCCAGCCTTGGTCAAACTCTTTGGAGTGTTGATGGAAGACAAATCCAGATCTTCTGTGGAAAGAGCCAAATGTCAGGGCATTCATGGTAAAATGACAGAGTGGCTTTTTTTGGTGGAGATGGCGTTGGTAAAAGATGCACTGGAAACCCTGCAAGCCTTGTCCCTGTTTCTGCAGAGGAGAGATGCCACAGCTGTCAGTGCCAGTGCTGAGGTGGATGTTGCACTGAGAACACTGAGGTCTATGCGGCAAGCAGATGGTGTAAACGCAAGAGGCCTGAAGGAAGAATTTGAAAGTTTACACTCGTTCAAGGGAGTGAATGTGTCTCAGCCAAGTGATAGTGATCATCGGAAGGCAGAGGTCTTTCGTGAAAGACTGTTTGTTTCTCTGGCCGACAACATTGAGCGCAGGCTGGATGACAACGGAATTATTTCTGATGCAGCCGTTCTAAATCCGTCAAATTGGCCATCTGATGAAGACGAGCGCATCCTTTATGGAGACAACAAACTTCTCACCATTCGGAAGACTCTCGCTGTTGAGGCTGCAACCAGTACCATACTCCTCAAGGAATTCCACCAATTCAAATGTCATGGCACCACAGGAGACAATCTGCGCAAAGTGCTCATCACTGTCTCCACACTCCCAGTGTCAACAGCTGAGTGTGAAAGGGGATTCAGCGCCATGAACCGTATTCTCACAGATGAAAGAAACCGAATAAATGTGTCCACACTGAACAACCTACTGTTCATTTCCATAAATGGGCCAGAGGTTGCCTACTTTCCTGCCCGGAGATTTGCAGAAATGTGGATAAAAGAGGGACGGCATGCTGCAGATGACGCTCCCACAGGAAAGCAGAAAAAGACCACAGAAGTCCATCATCAAGGCAGACTGTTTTCCTAG
- the stk35 gene encoding serine/threonine-protein kinase 35, with protein sequence MELINGRLACLRRGCKRPEPPSANLRRDVSKVLRPLRVENNDNDDGPMREEECFATGFVKNDPAAVVRAPRYRLTREVGRGSYGVVYEAIARRSGARVAVKKLRCDAPEKVELALAEFWALASLEKKHENVVQLEECVLQRNGMAQKMSHGNKTCKQYLRLVETSLKGERILGYPEEPCYLWFVMEFCDGGDLNQYILSRRPDPRTNQSFMKQLTSAVAFLHKNNVVHRDLKPDNILISQKSGNPIVKVADFGLSKVCAGLFEDESHEQVNKNIVNVNKFWLSSACGSDFFMAPEVWEGHYTAKADIFALGIIIWAMIERITFIDAESKRELLGTYVRQGAEIVPVGEALLENPKMVLHIPQRTRSVMSEDIRRLLQDMLAVNAEDRPDAFQLEVRMNQVTCAA encoded by the exons ATGGAGCTAATCAACGGAAGACTGGCGTGCCTCAGGCGGGGCTGCAAGAGACCCGAGCCGCCGAGCGCGAACCTGAGGCGGGATGTCAGCAAAGTTCTGAGGCCGCTTCGTGTGGAAAACAACGACAATGATGATGGACCCATGAGGGAGGAGGAGTGTTTCGCTACGGGCTTCGTCAAGAACGATCCCGCCGCGGTGGTCAGGGCGCCACGGTACAGATTGACACGGGAGGTGGGTCGCGGAAGCTACGGCGTGGTCTACGAGGCGATCGCTCGCAGGTCCGGTGCCCGGGTGGCCGTGAAGAAGCTTCGCTGCGACGCGCCCGAGAAGGTGGAACTGGCGCTGGCGGAGTTCTGGGCGCTGGCAAGCCTTGAAAAGAAGCACGAGAACGTGGTCCAACTGGAGGAGTGCGTCCTGCAAAGGAACGGGATGGCACAGAAAATGAGCCACGGCAACAAAACATGCAAACAGTATTTGAGATTAGTGGAAACGTCGTTGAAAG GTGAGCGTATCTTGGGTTACCCTGAAGAACCGTGTTATCTTTGGTTTGTTATGGAGTTCTGTGACGGCGGTGACCTAAACCAGTACATCCTCTCCCGACGGCCCGACCCACGGACCAACCAAAGTTTTATGAAGCAGCTGACCAGCGCTGTGGCCTTCCTTCATAAAAACAATGTCGTCCACCGTGACCTCAAACCAGACAACATTCTCATCTCACAGAAATCAGGGAACCCCATCGTCAAGGTCGCCGACTTCGGCCTCAGCAAGGTGTGCGCAGGACTCTTTGAGGACGAAAGTCACGAGCAGGTAAACAAAAACATTGTGAACGTAAACAAATTCTGGCTCTCATCAGCCTGCGGCTCGGATTTCTTCATGGCTCCAGAGGTGTGGGAGGGACACTATACTGCCAAAGCGGACATTTTCGCGCTCGGGATCATCATTTGGGCCATGATCGAACGGATCACGTTTATCGACGCCGAATCCAAGCGCGAACTCCTCGGCACGTACGTTCGTCAGGGAGCAGAGATCGTGCCGGTGGGTGAGGCCTTGCTGGAGAACCCAAAGATGGTTCTCCACATACCACAGAGGACCCGTAGCGTCATGTCAGAGGACATCAGGCGACTCTTGCAGGACATGCTGGCCGTCAACGCGGAGGACCGGCCTGACGCGTTTCAGTTGGAAGTCAGAATGAACCAAGTCACGTGTGCGGCGTAA